One segment of Prionailurus bengalensis isolate Pbe53 chromosome D4, Fcat_Pben_1.1_paternal_pri, whole genome shotgun sequence DNA contains the following:
- the RGP1 gene encoding RAB6A-GEF complex partner protein 2: MIEVVAELSRGPVFLAGEALECVVTVTNPLPPTATSASSEALAWASAQIHCQFHASESRVALPPPDSSQPDVQPESQTVFLPHRGERGQCILSTPPKILFCDLRLDPGESKSYSYSEVLPIEGPPSFRGQSVKYVYKLTIGCQRVNSPITLLRVPLRVLVLTGLQDIRFPQDEAVAPSSPFLEEDEGGKKDSWLAELAGERLMAATSCRSLHLYNISDGRGKVGTFGIFKSVYRLGEDVVGTLNLGEGTVACLQFSVSLQTEERVQPEYQRRRRTGGIPSVSHVTHARHQESCLHTTRTSFSLPIPLSSTPGFCTAIVSLKWRLHFEFVTSREPGLVLLPPLEQPEPVTWTGPEQVPVDTFSWDLPIKVLPTSPTLASYAAPGPSTSTITI; the protein is encoded by the exons ATGATTGAAGTGGTAGCAGAGCTGAGCCGAGGTCCTGTGTTCCTGGCGGGGGAGGCGCTGGAGTGTGTGGTGACAGTCaccaaccccctgccccccacagccaCTTCTGCATCCAG TGAGGCTTTGGCCTGGGCCAGTGCCCAAATCCACTGCCAGTTCCATGCCAGTGAGAGTCGAGTAGCACTACCTCCCCCTGACTCCAGTCAGCCAGACGTCCAGCCTGAGAGCCAGACTGTCTTTCTACCACACCGAG GTGAGAGGGGTCAGTGTATCCTTTCCACTCCACCAAAAATCCTTTTCTGTGATCTGAGGCTAGATCCTGGAGAGTCCAAATCAT ACTCCTACAGTGAAGTGCTGCCCATAGAGGGACCACCCTCCTTTCGGGGTCAGTCAGTCAAGTATGTCTACAAACTGACCATTGGCTGCCAGCGTGTCAACTCACCCATCACTTTACTCAGGGTCCCTCTGAGGGTTCTTGTGCTGACAG GCCTTCAAGATATCCGGTTTCCCCAGGATGAGGCTGTAGCCCCATCTAGTCCATTCTTGGAGGAGGATGAAGGTGGGAAGAAGGATTCATGGCTAGCAGAGCTGGCTGGGGAGCGTCTCATGGCTGCCACATCCTGCCGCAGCCTCC ATCTATACAATATCAGTGATGGCCGAGGAAAAGTTGGGACATTTGGCATCTTCAAATCTGTATACAGACTCGGCGAGGATGTGGTGGGGACCTTAAACTTAGGGGAAGGAACTGTAGCTTGTTTGCAG TTTTCAGTAAGTTTACAGACTGAGGAACGTGTACAGCCTGAATACCAGAGGCGCCGCAGGACAGGGGGTATCCCCTCTGTCTCTCATGTGACTCATGCCCGGCACCAAGAGTCCTGCCTACATACAACCAGAACCAgcttctccctccccatccctctcaGCTCTACCCCAGGCTTCTGCACAGCCATTG TGTCCCTGAAGTGGAGATTGCATTTTGAATTTGTAACATCGCGAGAACCAGGGTTGGTGCTCCTACCTCCCTTGGAACAGCCTGAGCCTGTCACCTGGACAGGGCCTGAGCAAGTGCCCGTAGACACCTTCAGCTGGGACCTTCCAATCAAGGTGCTGCCCACCAGCCCTACCCTGGCCTCATAtgcagccccaggccccagcacCAGCACCATAACCATCTGA
- the LOC122474970 gene encoding prostate-associated microseminoprotein has translation MTLMMLWSGQAKGVLGSWGIICLVISLLLQQPGVHSKCYFQAQAPCHYEGKYFSLGESWLRKDCFHCTCLHPVGVGCCDTSQHPIDFPAGCEVRQEAGTCQFSLVQKSDPRLPCKGGGPDPEWGSANTPAPGAPAPHSN, from the exons ATGACCCTAATGATGCTCTGGTCTGGACAGGCGAAGGGAGTCCTGGGAAGCTGGGGGATCATCTGCTTGGTGATATCTCTGCTCCTCCAGCAGCCAGGAGTCCACAGCAAGTGCTACTTTCAAGCTCAAG CCCCCTGCCACTATGAAGGGAAATATTTTAGCCTCGGTGAGTCTTGGCTCCGCAAGGACTGTTTCCATTGTACCTGTCTGCATCCCGTCGGTGTGGGCTGCTGTGACAC GTCTCAGCATCCCATCGACTTCCCCGCGGGGTGTGAGGTACGTCAGGAGGCAGGAACCTGTCAATTCTCCCTGGTGCAAAAATCTGACCCTCGGCTGCCCTGCAAAGGGGGAGGGCCTGACCCCGAATGGGGCTCAGCCAAcacccctgcccctggggcccctgctccccactccaACTAA